The Lycium barbarum isolate Lr01 chromosome 12, ASM1917538v2, whole genome shotgun sequence genome includes a region encoding these proteins:
- the LOC132621099 gene encoding proline dehydrogenase 2, mitochondrial-like: MANKVFCPKLLKNLGFHVRRLNSAPSPLSAVPPLNFTGDFNAATVTEPNLLDTTPQINTALQNHNNIINFDDVKELFHGVPTTKLIRSSLTLQMAAIEPMVDLGMWVMNSKLMEMPVFKEVMLGFVKNTFYEHFCAGKDLTEVRRTVTNLSNSGLKAMLDYGVEHATENESCDQSMKSFIQTIESTKSLPESSASFVVAKITAICTPRLLKRMSDLLRWEQKDPSFNLPWKQQSLPLFAENSPIYHTSKKPEPLTVEEERDLQLAHQRLVKICEKCVEHDVPLLIDAEDTTIQPAIDYFAYTAAIKYHRGDQPLIFGTIQAYLKDAKERMVIAKKAAEKMGVPMGFKLVRGAYMCSEKQFASSLGFKSPIHDSIEQTHACFNSCAEFMIEEIANGSGAVVLATHNIESGRLAATKAIDLGIKNERQNLQFAQLYGMAEGLSFGLRNAGFQVSKYLPFGPVEQIMHYLMRRAEENRGLLSTSAFDRQLMRKELTRRFEAATS, translated from the exons ATGGCAAATAAGGTTTTCTGTCCGAAACTCCTTAAGAACCTCGGATTTCATGTCCGCCGCTTAAACTCCGCTCCGTCACCTCTTTCCGCCGTTCCACCGTTGAATTTCACTGGCGATTTTAACGCCGCTACCGTTACCGAACCTAATTTGTTAGACACCACACCACAGATTAACACAGCCCTTCAAAACCATAATAACATTATCAATTTTGACGATGTTAAGGAGCTATTCCATGGGGTTCCAACCACAAAGTTGATTCGATCATCGCTAACGTTACAGATGGCGGCGATTGAACCAATGGTTGATTTGGGTATGTGGGTAATGAATTCTAAACTTATGGAAATGCCTGTTTTTAAGGAGGTAATGTTGGGGTTTGTTAAAAATACATTTTATGAACATTTTTGTGCCGGAAAAGACTTAACGGAAGTCCGTCGGACCGTTACAAATCTTTCTAATTCTGGCTTAAAAGCCATGCTTGATTATGGGGTGGAACATGCCACCGAAAATGAGTCGTGTGACCAGAGTATGAAGTCGTTTATTCAAACCATTGAATCAACGAAATCGCTTCCAGAATCTTCT GCTAGCTTTGTGGTAGCAAAGATAACAGCAATTTGTACACCAAGGCTGCTCAAAAGAATGAGTGATTTGCTTAGATGGGAACAAAAAGATCCTTCATTCAATCTCCCATGGAAGCAACAGTCACTTCCACTTTTCGCCGAAAACAGCCCTATTTATCATACGTCGAAAAAACCCGAACCTCTAACGGTAGAGGAAGAGCGTGATCTTCAATTAGCTCATCAAAGACTCGTGAAAATTTGCGAGAAATGTGTTGAACATGATGTTCCCTTACTTATTGATGCGGAAGATACAACTATTCAACCTGCAATCGATTACTTTGCGTATACTGCAGCTATTAAATACCACAGAGGCGATCAACCTTTGATTTTCGGAACAATTCAAGCGTACTTGAAAGACGCCAAGGAACGAATGGTTATCGCGAAAAAGGCTGCAGAGAAAATGGGAGTTCCAATGGGATTTAAGCTTGTGAGGGGAGCTTATATGTGTAGTGAAAAACAATTTGCTTCTAGTTTAGGTTTCAAGTCTCCGATTCACGATAGCATTGAGCAAACACACGCTTGTTTCAATTCATGTGCCGAGTTTATGATTGAAGAGATTGCAAATGGCTCTGGTGCAGTTGTTCTTGCTACTCATAACATTGAGTCAG GAAGACTTGCTGCAACCAAAGCTATAGACTTGGGAATCAAAAATGAGAGACAGAATCTCCAATTTGCTCAGCTCTATGGTATGGCTGAAGGGCTTTCTTTTGGGCTGAGAAATGCAGGATTTCAAGTGAGCAAGTATTTGCCATTTGGTCCTGTTGAGCAAATTATGCACTACCTAATGAGGCGAGCTGAAGAAAACAGAGGCCTCTTATCTACATCGGCTTTCGACAGGCAACTCATGAG GAAGGAATTGACCAGGAGATTCGAAGCGGCAACTTCTTGA
- the LOC132621656 gene encoding S-adenosylmethionine decarboxylase proenzyme-like → MELPVSAIGFEGYEKRLELCFFELGNSYGPGFGLRSLSKDQLDEILTPAACTIVSSLANDEVDSYVLSESSLFVYSYKIIIKTCGTTKLLLSIPPILKLADELNLKVKSVRYTRGSFIFPGAQPYPHRHFSEEVAVLDGYFGKLGAGSNAYMMGDADKQQNWHVYSASAESADANNVKPVYTLEMCMTKLDKKKASVFFKTQSSTAAEMTEVSGIRRILPESNICDFDFDPCGYSMNAIEGSAISTIHVTPEDGFSYASFEAVGYDFRDFNLTGMIERVLSCFGPAEFSVSLHCDTPGKELYTDSGLDIIGYANGEKTTEVLGEGGSLTYLTFSSGGSCGSPRSILNNCCWSENEDEEMEKIY, encoded by the coding sequence ATGGAATTGCCGGTTTCTGCCATTGGATTTGAAGGTTACGAAAAGCGACTTGAGCTTTGCTTTTTCGAGTTAGGAAACTCTTATGGCCCTGGATTTGGTCTAAGGTCTCTCTCTAAAGACCAGCTGGATGAAATTCTGACACCTGCTGCATGCACCATAGTGTCTTCATTGGCTAATGATGAAGTCGACTCTTATGTCCTTTCGGAGTCTAGCCTCTTTGTCTActcttacaagatcataatcaaAACTTGTGGCACCACTAAACTGCTGCTTTCTATCCCGCCCATTCTTAAGTTAGCTGATGAACTTAACCTGAAAGTGAAGTCTGTGAGGTACACTCGTGGTAGTTTCATCTTTCCCGGGGCTCAGCCATACCCACATCGCCACTTCTCCGAAGAAGTGGCCGTGCTTGACGGATATTTTGGTAAGCTTGGTGCAGGCAGCAATGCTTATATGATGGGTGATGCTGATAAACAACAGAACTGGCATGTGTATTCTGCTTCAGCTGAATCTGCCGATGCCAATAATGTGAAACCAGTTTACACACTCGAGATGTGCATGACTAAATTGGACAAGAAGAAGGCATCCGTGTTTTTCAAGACTCAATCAAGCACTGCTGCTGAGATGACTGAAGTTTCGGGCATTCGGAGGATTCTTCCAGAATCAAACATATGCGACTTTGACTTTGATCCTTGCGGTTACTCAATGAATGCTATTGAGGGGTCAGCAATTTCTACTATTCACGTGACACCCGAGGATGGATTCAGCTATGCAAGTTTTGAAGCAGTGGGTTATGATTTCAGAGACTTCAACTTGACTGGAATGATTGAGAGGGTGTTGTCCTGCTTCGGACCTGCTGAGTTTTCTGTGTCATTGCACTGTGACACTCCTGGGAAGGAACTTTATACCGACTCTGGCCTGGACATTATTGGATACGCGAATGGAGAAAAGACTACTGAAGTGCTTGGTGAGGGAGGATCACTTACGTACCTCACATTCAGTAGCGGTGGTAGCTGCGGATCCCCTAGGTCAATCCTTAACAACTGCTGTTGGAGTGAGAACGAGGATGAGGAAATGGAGAAGATATATTAA
- the LOC132621657 gene encoding uncharacterized protein LOC132621657, which produces MGAKDLQKKLKKKKNKDGDSQTMNSNFVQNEENFPKVTKEKKRKKNKLEMQNRRSKDEIDECHLSYHKDESSNGEKKKSKSSKPKRKNHALAESGGVNQSNEIEDGIGEENTISSEPGNEETRKSRKKKRKSDKRAGKAEADGVPKRQRGNLKEADDVVEKDRPVSMAKDNFPVEREQAKEEEIYELSSGDEDYSKGMKKWVADYHQNRPGLEVLQQRIDEFITDYEAKKEQEKKEKEALAAEDGWTVVVHHKGRKKTTDSETGIAVGSVSQAAVMDNMAKKKNKDVGLDFYRFQKREAKRNEIMVLQSKFEQDKKRIQQLRAARKFRPY; this is translated from the exons ATGGGAGCTAAGGACTTGCAGAAGAAgctaaagaaaaagaagaataaagatGGAGACTCCCAAACAATGAACTCTAACTTTGTTCAAAATG AGGAAAATTTTCCCAAGgtaacaaaagaaaagaaaaggaagaagaacAAATTGGAAATGCAAAATAGAAGAAGCAAGGATGAGATAGATGAATGCCATCTCTCATATCATAAAG ATGAATCAAGTAATGGCGAAAAGAAGAAAAGCAAATCATCAAAGCCGAAGAGGAAAAATCACGCACTTGCTGAAAGTGGTGGAGTTAATCAATCTAATGAAATAGAGGATGGAATTGGTGAAGAAAATACCATATCGAGTGAACCTGGTAATGAGGAGACAAGGAAATccaggaaaaagaagagaaaaagtgATAAGAGAGCTGGAAAAGCTGAAGCTGACGGTGTCCCTAAACGACAAAGAG GCAATTTAAAAGAGGCCGACGATGTTGTAGAGAAGGATCGTCCAGTTTCAATGGCTAAGGATAATTTTCCAGTGGAGAGAGAACAAGCTAAAGAAGAAGAGATTTATGAACTATCTTCAGGGGACGAGGATTACTCCAAAGGAATGAAAA AATGGGTTGCTGATTATCATCAGAATAGGCCAGGGTTAGAAGTGTTGCAACAAAGGATTGATGAGTTTATAACTGACTACGAGGCGAAAAAGGAACAG gaaaagaaagaaaaagaagcccTTGCTGCAGAAGATGGATGGACCGTTGTTGTACATCACAAAGGCAGGAAAAAGACTACGGATTCTGAAACTGGAATTGCAGTTGGTTCTGTTTCTCAGGCTGCAGTTATGGATAATATggccaaaaagaaaaataaagacgTGGGATTAGATTTCTACCGGTTTCAGAAAAGAGAAGCAAAGAGAAACG AGATCATGGTGCTGCAGAGCAAATTTGAGCAGGATAAGAAGCGGATACAACAGTTGAGGGCTGCAAGAAAGTTTCGACCTTACTGA